The nucleotide sequence CGGACGAGATGATCACCCGCCGGCTGAAAGAGGCACTCGCACTGGTTGACGTGCGCGTACTCGACCACTTCGTGGTGTCTGGCGGTGAAAGCGTGTCATTCGCTGAACGTGGTTTGCTCTGACATCCATTTCTTTTCACAAACCCTGCCGGGAAAGCATTCTCTTTCCCGGCAGGGAAGGAGTGCGACCCGGTGTTACTTCCACAAAGGAGAAACACTATGTCCAACTCTTCAAATGAACAAACAGCCGATTCGTTTTTCGGCAATGTCATATCCACGTATACCCGCGCCCAGGCCATTGAGGATGGGGTTTTGATCGATGCGGGTGACATGGCAAAGGAAGCCGGTTTTAAATGGCCGGTAGCCCTGACGTCCGATGTCTGGGCCGATTGTGTGGCCTGGTCGGAAGGCGACAGTGAAGGGCAGGTACCTCAGGATCAGTCCGGCCGGTTATGGGACGTGCTCTTCATGGCGTCCCATGCCACCCGAACCGCCTCAGGTTCCGGTGACCGGCTGCTATTCCAACTCTACCGGGTGCGCCGCGATGGGTATTCGATGGAAGCGGAATTGACCACGCTGAAGCTGATCGTCGGGCCGGGTGATCAGGGCGAGCCCGTGATCACCATCCTGTTGCCCAACGAGGACTGAAAAGCGTTTCAGTACCCTCGTTTCACTTCATCAAGTCCATGACTTGATCACAACCACACCCATCGGGGAGGCCTTCTCCCTGGTGGGTGATGGTCTCTCCAATTGAAGAACCAAGAGGAGAACCATGATGAGATATATCATTCAATACGCGTTGCCCTACGAACACCGGGTCATGGTCGGCATCGATGCCGAAAGCCGTGATGCCGCCATCGCCAAGGCCGGTGAGCTGTTCGATCAGGGCGATATCTGGCAGGACTCGGCAGAAGTCCCGCTGCTCTACGATGACTTCGAGGAAAAGGGTGACGCCGGTATTCCGCTGGAGTTTACCGTAGAGAGTGAAGTGACCGGGGACTGGCCGGATCCCGATGCCAGCGTCAAAGCGATTCGCCGCCGGGATGCGGCTTTTCAGGCCGCACAGTTGCTCGTGGAAGCTTACCGCCACGGCGAAGAGCGCGGCGGCAGTGTCGACTGGGATGAGCTGGATCAGGCCTATCAGGTCGCGCTTGAAGCATCCGGAGCAGCAGGGGGCAAGGCTTGCCGCAGTCCTCGGAAGGCGTGTGAACGCCTGGTCGTCGTCATCGAGGGCGGATTGGTGCAGGCGGTCGTAGCTGATTGGCCCGATATCGCACCCGCCGTGGCCGTGGTCGACTATGACACCGAAGGCTTTGAGCCCGAGGACCTACGTCATATTACGCAATCGGATGGCAGCAAGGTCAAAGCGCTGGTTGTCGAGCATTGTGTGGAGGCTGCCGCCATAGATCTCGATGAGGTGTTCCAGGAAGCCGAGTCGTAATCAACGACAACGCCCCGCCTCGCGCGGGGCGTATCCTGTCTGGGGTAGGGCGTCACTTCGCGTGACGTCCATCTCCAAATTTCCTGCTACGTAAACGAGCGTTTGTCGCGTCCCCTGATCGCCGTGATCCCGCTACCGTTTCTCGCTACGCCGGCACTGTGTGGTGACCACCTTTTCGATGCGTTGCAGCGCCGGATAGGCGCCGTAGTGTGCCTCGAAGGCTTCCCGTACCGACCGGAGCCTTACCTGCAGAGCGGCCGCAGTTTCACGTACCAGGTTACTTAGGAATTGCGGTCGCACGTCGCACGCCTTGGCAAGCGCCTCCCAGTGATTTGGCGTGATCACACTGGGATTGCGTTCGCCGCCGACGTCGAAGGCGAGATGGTAATCGATGCGTTTGATGGCACGCGTGCACACTAGGTCATAGAAAACGGTGCCAGGCGCGTCGCATCATCGGGCAGATGCAACAGGGAGAGATTCTTGGCGTGGCCGTCCGAGTTGCCCGCCAGCACGTTGAAAATCTGCCAGCGCAGCAGGTGTTGCACGTCGATGGCCGGATCGCTGGAGGCCTCCTGCACCAGACGGTAGCACTGCGCGAAGGACGGCCCGCCGTGTTCCTGGTATTTCTTCTCGTGCCCGTAACCCAGGGCCTGACAAAAATCCTCTTGATGCAGCCGCTGTACTTGGCCGTGGTCATCCCATACGCGGTCATAGCGGACGATCTGCGCATAGCGGATCTGCCCGACAGCGTGCAAGGCGATGTCCACGACCGGCAAGCCTATGGCCGCGGCCAGTTGTGTGGTGAAGGTCTCGTAGGCGGGTAGATGACGGTAGTCGGTCAGCTCGAACTTGAGGATGTGGCTGGACGGCGCCTCGCCCTGCGGCAGAAAATACTGATCGTCGCGCACCAGCACCGGGCACTTGTCCTGGGCGCCGGCGAGCGATAGCCGCGGGCGCACGTCCGCCGGCCAGGCCGCATAGATCTGCCCGCGCCGCGCCGCCAGGTCGGCCAAGTCCTTTTCTGTCAGCAGGCTGTACTGCCGCTGCCCCGACGGCTGCTGTTCCAGGGATAGAATCGACAGTGCGCCGGCGCACTCGCCACCGATGGCACGGAGCAGGTCGAAATCGGTATTCGGTAGTTTGAGGTCGCGGACGATGTGCTCGCGCACGGCCCCTTCGGGCAGCAGGTTGGCGAACCAGCGCTGGGCGGTGCCTTCTTCCGGGGCGAATTCCCGGACCGCCAGTGGCAGGGAACGGGAGACGGCGAAACCGCCGCCCGCGATCCAGTCGGGATCGTAGCGAAACCCGATAGCCCCGGCCGGATTGCGCCAAAGCTGACCAACCCGGCGCTGCTCGTGCCAGAGATTGAGGGTATCGGGATCGCTCACGTGGCCTCCTTGCCGGTTTTGCTGGGATGGCCAGCCTGCACCGATCGCCCGCGCGGCTGGATGATGACCTCTAACCCCAGGGTACGCAGCGCCTTCAGGATCTTGCCGATCTCGGCCGTCTCCTTGCCCCGCTCGAACTCCGACAGAAAGCGCGTGCTCAAGTTGCCGAGCCCGGAGACCGTCTCCAGCGTCAGGCGCCGCTGTTTGCGATGGGCGCGTGCCAGGCGGCCGAGTTCCTCGGCGGTCTGGACCGTTCCGTAAGCGATGTCATCCTGCGGCATAGCTGCGCCCTCATAAAAGATACCGTACGGTAAAAAATAGCAGCTTGATCGGCTGACCGCAAGAAAAATATACCGTACGTGAGAAATGTAGGTGCTTCGCCTTCCAATGGCTGCGATATATCACGTACGGTAAAAAAAGAATGAGCTACACAGGATGCGCGACAGGGGGTGGTTACACTGTAACCACCCCCTGTGCAGTCCCCTTCGTTGCCGATCCACCGCCGGATGTATCAGAGTTCAGGCTGTCCACAGAGTCCACAGGCCTTGCCCGCCACGGCGTAGCGAGCCTCTCACTCGCGCAGCCAAGGGCGGGGCCGCGGTCAGCGGCGCCTGTGGACCCCTGTGGTCAGGCCGTTCTGTTCTGAAAGCCTGTGCGAATCACAAGTTCCAAGCGGCATGTCAGGCGCCGCTGTTTGCGATAGGCGCGCGCCAGGCGGCCGAGTTCCTCGGCGGTCTGGACCGTTCCATAAGTGATGTCTTCCTCTGTCATGGCCACGCCTCTAGAAAAATTACCGTACGGTAAAAAATAGTACCTTGATCGGCTTACGGCAATAAAAATATACCGTACGTGAGAAATAGAGATGCGCCGCCTGCCATTCTTGGCAATATATCACGTACGATAAAAAAACAGGGTGAGCTACACAGGATGCGCGACAGGGGGTTGTTACAGTTCCGGTGACCGGCTGCTGTTCCAACTCTATCGGGTACCCCGTGACAGGCGGTCGATGGAGGCGGAGTTGACGATGTTGAAGATGTTGAAGCAGATCGCCGGTCGGGGTGATCAGGGTGAGCCGTAATCACCATACAGCCCGACGAGGATTGAATCCGCCGGCACCTTACCGCAGGCCACTTGGGTGAAAGTGACACCCTATTATGTTTTTACCGAGATGCCGACACATAAGGGAATACATAAAAAATCAAAGGCCTCGGAGGCGAAATCGAGTGGTTGCCTTAGGTCGGAAAGGTAGATAGACTCCCAGCGCTATGTATCGATCGCAATTGACCACGTTCCAGAAAATCGTCTGGGTAGCCTACCTGGCTATCGCCCTGGTGTTCATCCAGGGTGTGCGATTGCACGTGCATACCTATAACCACGATCCGCTGACGTCTGACCATACACATCAACAGCAAGCCCACATCGACCACGGTTCCTTGGAACAAGAACATCCTGATGAAGTGGGGCAAATCGATCTGACTCAACAGGGGTTCTTGAAAAAACTGACCCTTGGATCGCTGGTCATAGCCTTTTTTACGGCAGTGATTCTGCTTCTGCCGAGACGCCTTCGTTCTCAGATATCGTGGCGTCCCTATCGCCATACACCCTTCCTTTCCTGGCCTTTTACTCTACGGCCACCCCTGCGCGCACCCCCGCTCTAAGCCTGACTTTTCAATAGCAGTTGCCTGTGGAGACCAAGTACTGGTCTTTGCTGAGCGATGCTGCACGGCTTTTTGTCTTTAAATACTTTTCCGCGTGTGTCGTATCAACGATGCCGCGCTTATGGAGTGGGTGATGTTCAATGTTTTTTACTTAAGGCGCCGAAAAAACAGGCGAGTAGCGGCGCTGTGGTTCCTGCTGTCGTGCATCGCGCCGATGTCGGCACTGGGACAATCGCAGAGCACATGGACGCTGGAAGACAGCATCCGGCGTGTGGTCGAGATTGCGCCGGAAACACGCGGTGCACAGGCGGCTGTGAGTGCACGCCAAGGCGCGCTGGAACAGGCAGGCGTATGGCCGAATCCACAGATCGAACTGCGTGCCGACGACAAGATTGGAAAGGATGAAGGCACCGGGGGCACCGATTTTACCCAGTTTGCGATCAACCAGCCGCTGCCGCTGAGCGGTCGTCTCGGACATCGGCAGGCCGTCGCCGGGGCGGCGCTGGATGCCGCCCGCGCCGAACGCCGCTATCAACAGGTGCGCCTGGAAACAGGGGTAGCGCAGCGCTACCACACCTTGCAGCTGGCAGCGGAGCGCTTGCGCCTGGCGGAACAGCGCCTGCAACTTGCTGGTGACCTGCAGCGCACGGGGCGCCGACGTGCTCAGGCCGGAGAACTCTCCGACTTGGAGAGTCTGCGTCTGGATTTGATCCGGGAGGCGGCGCAGCAAGGCTTGGACAAGGCGGAAGGTGCTTACAACGAAGCACTTAGCCGGTTCAGGGCCTACTTGGGCCTGGCCGACGAGACGACGCCGAGATTGGCGGCCCTTGAACCGTTCGGCCCCGTCCCCGCGTTGGATCAGTTGCAGGCGGATTTGCCAGGCCATCCGGCGTTGCTAGCTGCGAGATACCGCGTTGAGGCCGCGCGCTCGGGCGTGAACCTGGCGCGCGCCGAGCGCCTGCCCGATCCCAGCCTGCGCCTGTTTCGTGAAAGAGACTTCCTCAACGGTCGCCGCCAGGAGGTCACCGGCATTGGCATCGGTATCACCGTGCCGTTGT is from Gammaproteobacteria bacterium and encodes:
- a CDS encoding DUF6573 family protein → MSNSSNEQTADSFFGNVISTYTRAQAIEDGVLIDAGDMAKEAGFKWPVALTSDVWADCVAWSEGDSEGQVPQDQSGRLWDVLFMASHATRTASGSGDRLLFQLYRVRRDGYSMEAELTTLKLIVGPGDQGEPVITILLPNED
- a CDS encoding type II toxin-antitoxin system HipA family toxin, producing MSDPDTLNLWHEQRRVGQLWRNPAGAIGFRYDPDWIAGGGFAVSRSLPLAVREFAPEEGTAQRWFANLLPEGAVREHIVRDLKLPNTDFDLLRAIGGECAGALSILSLEQQPSGQRQYSLLTEKDLADLAARRGQIYAAWPADVRPRLSLAGAQDKCPVLVRDDQYFLPQGEAPSSHILKFELTDYRHLPAYETFTTQLAAAIGLPVVDIALHAVGQIRYAQIVRYDRVWDDHGQVQRLHQEDFCQALGYGHEKKYQEHGGPSFAQCYRLVQEASSDPAIDVQHLLRWQIFNVLAGNSDGHAKNLSLLHLPDDATRLAPFSMT
- a CDS encoding helix-turn-helix transcriptional regulator, which codes for MPQDDIAYGTVQTAEELGRLARAHRKQRRLTLETVSGLGNLSTRFLSEFERGKETAEIGKILKALRTLGLEVIIQPRGRSVQAGHPSKTGKEAT
- a CDS encoding JAB domain-containing protein yields the protein DEMITRRLKEALALVDVRVLDHFVVSGGESVSFAERGLL
- a CDS encoding TolC family protein, translated to MFNVFYLRRRKNRRVAALWFLLSCIAPMSALGQSQSTWTLEDSIRRVVEIAPETRGAQAAVSARQGALEQAGVWPNPQIELRADDKIGKDEGTGGTDFTQFAINQPLPLSGRLGHRQAVAGAALDAARAERRYQQVRLETGVAQRYHTLQLAAERLRLAEQRLQLAGDLQRTGRRRAQAGELSDLESLRLDLIREAAQQGLDKAEGAYNEALSRFRAYLGLADETTPRLAALEPFGPVPALDQLQADLPGHPALLAARYRVEAARSGVNLARAERLPDPSLRLFRERDFLNGRRQEVTGIGIGITVPLWDRNSGRIGEARAQVIEVQSELQALERDLSSRLQQSYLHLNHLVQQGEHYRTRVFQPAQRVFDLTRKAYASGEVEILSLIDANNTYFDARERYLELLQEAWLEAAELRLAAGRALVSTEQDTHDE